TTTCTGGAATATACCTAGTGCTTTCCCTCCATGATAAAGATTGTGAAAATACTTGTTTAAAAAAACAAGTCCAACAAGCTTTAGAAAATTTTGCATTATACTCTTTGTTCTTTGTTGTTGTTGGGGCTCGCTTGGCATATGTCATGTTTTATGGCTTTCATTTTTACATGCGTAATCCCAAAGAAATTTTCAAGATTTGGAATGGAGGATTATCGAGTCATGGGGCAATCGTTGGGCTGCTTATATGGATTGTCATCTTTTCTTACATATATCGGAAAAAATTACCTTGGTTAACTCCGCTATTCCTCACAGATCTTTGTGGGGCCGTTTTTGGATGTTCTGCATTTTTGATTCGCTTGGGGAACTTTATGAACCAGGAAATTGTTGGGACACCAACTTCTCTTCCTTGGGGGGTGATTTTTTCTGACCCTATACAAGGGGCCCGTGGGATTCCTGTACATCCTGTGCAATTATATGAGGGAGTAAGCTATTTGTTATTATCTCTCGTTCTTTATGTTTTTACATATAAACGGTATTTAAAACTTGGTCGTGGTTGGATTACAGCTATCGTATGTATGGGGGTTGCTGTGATTCGCTTCTTTGCGGAGTTTGTAAAGAGTCATCAGGGGAATGTTTTAAGCGATAACAGCTTGTTAACTATTGGACAAATCTTATCTTTGCCTTTATTTTTATCTGGTGGAGTTTTGTTTTATATTTGTTTTGTGAAATATAAAAAAGAACGAAAGTGATTTAGTTCAAAATAACTGCGTTTCATAATTCTCCTATGAGAGATAAATAGATTTATGCTATTTTTGCCTTTTCGATTTAATTTTTTAGAGTTTATCAGATGAATAAACGTACTTTTCTGTTCTTCTCCTTGGTAGGAATAGCTTTTGTTGGCTGCCAGACATTTTTTGGCTATAAGGAGTATAGCTCTTATAAAAAGCTCTCAGAAAGGCAACAAGAGATTTCAGAACAGATTCTTTCCTTAACAGAAACGACAGGACTGAGTGTTGTTTCCTGTGGTTTTACAAAAGATGCAGAGGAGTCTTCTCTTCACTATGCCGTGCGTGTTGGAGAACATATGTTGCTTCCCCATACAGGGAGTGTTTCGGATCTTGTGTATGCTTCTGGAGAGGCTTGGAATTTTGTAGAGCAAACACATGCTTTTGATAATGTGCACTTGGCATTGTATAGCCAAGATCGTCCTGGGGTATTCTCTGAAAATGCAAAAGTATATCTTCCTTTAAATGATGAGGTTCTTCCTGTTTTAGTTGTAGAGTTTCGCAACCGTAAAGCGCCTCTTGTATTTCTTGGGGAATATAAGCAAGGAAAGATTTGGAATAAAGATAGCGAGATTTTCGGTACGTCTCTTGTTTTCTGGAGATCGGGAAATAAGTATTTACCTTTAGGAGTGTATGATTCACAGAGGGAGCGTCTTACCTTTATTGATTTGCCTATGGCAAGAGCTGCGATTTTTGATGGACAAAGTGAAGCGCCTCAATCTTTCAGAAGTAACGAACACTTTGTCCTTTCTAATGACTACATGCAACTTTTGATCTCTCAAGAAAGTGGATCTATAGAAGAAATTAATCTTCCCTTTGTCTCTACAAGTAAAGAGAGTATTGTTAATGAGATTGGCTTTGATAGAGATTTAGTTCGTCAAGATCCTGAGCAAGCGTTTTTCCCAGGAGTTTCTTGTATTAATGCACATGGAGAAAAAGTTGAGAGACAAGTTGGTGGGTATTATTCCTTGCTTCGAAGGGGAATATTGAGTGATGCAAAACGACGCGTCCCTATAAGTTATCATGCGCTTAATGTGGTTTCTGGAAAGGAGCTGTCTATGCCTATAGCTTCTGGATATCGCGTGCTTTCTTTTACTTCTAAAGCAATCCATTTAGAAAGCTTAGATAAGAGCCTTCAAAAAATTTATACCTTGCCAGAGGATCCTACTTCTCAGCCCTATGCTTTTGAAGTAGAAGTAGTCTCTTCAGAAAACCTTGCAGATATGTGGATAACTTCTGGGGTTCCTGAAGTTGAAATTATGTCTAATGCATTTATGCCTGCGATCCAATACAGAGTGCAAAGTAAGGGACAACTGGACAAGGCCAAGCTTCCTAAAATGAAAACACCACTCATGTTTCAAAGGGGAGCCCATCCTCAATGGATATTGAATTCTAATGGATATTTTGGAATTATCCTTACCCCATTAACCAACATCCCTACAGGCTTTGCATCTTTATATCTTCCAGGCTCTGTATTGCCTACTCGATTAACTCTTTTGGAACCGAGAAATCAAGCTTTCCCGGCTGCAAAATATCCAGGCTATGAGACCTTAATGCCTTTGCCTAAAGAAGCTGGTAGCTCTAAGTTTTTAGTTTACGCTGGGCCTTTAGCGGAACCTTCATTAAAGACTTTGGATAAAACTTTTACAAAGGAAAATGGAGAGAATCCTCAGTATTTATCCTGTATTTCCTTGCGTGGGTTCCTTTCTTTTATCACGGCTCCGTTTGCTTCTTTGTTGTTTGTAATTATGAAGTTTTTCAAGGCCTTAACAGGATCTTGGGGACTATCTATTGTGCTTTTAACGGTCTTTTTAAAGTTGCTCCTTTATCCATTGAATGCGTGGTCTATTCGTTCTATGAGGCGCATGCAGAAGCTATCTCCTTATATTCAGCAGATCCAGCAAAAGTATAAGAAAGAGCCTAGACGTGCACAGATGGAGGTAATGGCTTTATATAAGGCAAATAAGGTGAACCCAATTACGGGATGTTTGCCGTTGTTGATTCAACTGCCTTTTTTAATTGCTATGTTTGATTTATTGAAATCCTCATTTTTATTGAGAGGTGCGTCTTTATTCCCAGGGTGGATAGATAACCTAACTGCTCCAGATGTATTGTTTTCTTGGCAACATCCGATTTGGTTTATAGGAAATGAGTTTCATGTATTGCCTATAATTTTAGGCTTGGTGATGTTTGTTCAGCAGAAAATGACAAACTACAATAAGCAAGGGCAGATGACAGAACAGCAGCGTCAACAGCAGACTATGGGAACAGTCATGGCGATATTATTCACTGCGATGTTTTATAACTTCCCTTCAGGATTGAACATTTACTGGCTCTCTTCGATGATTTTAGGAATAATTCAACAGTGGGTTACTAATAAAGTTTTAGATAGTAAACATCTTAAAAATGAAGTTACTTTAAACAATAAGCAAAAACATCGGTGATACTAGAAAAAACGTGGTTATGTTATTAGTGTTTAAACAAGCTAGTTAAATTGAGCTTATAATTTATGCGGGCATGGGAAGATTTTCTTTTGCTA
This genomic stretch from Chlamydia pecorum E58 harbors:
- a CDS encoding prolipoprotein diacylglyceryl transferase, which gives rise to MAAVYWGFSKFLWVSESFPIRLTWYGLFFVSGIFLACVSGIYLVLSLHDKDCENTCLKKQVQQALENFALYSLFFVVVGARLAYVMFYGFHFYMRNPKEIFKIWNGGLSSHGAIVGLLIWIVIFSYIYRKKLPWLTPLFLTDLCGAVFGCSAFLIRLGNFMNQEIVGTPTSLPWGVIFSDPIQGARGIPVHPVQLYEGVSYLLLSLVLYVFTYKRYLKLGRGWITAIVCMGVAVIRFFAEFVKSHQGNVLSDNSLLTIGQILSLPLFLSGGVLFYICFVKYKKERK
- the yidC gene encoding membrane protein insertase YidC; translation: MNKRTFLFFSLVGIAFVGCQTFFGYKEYSSYKKLSERQQEISEQILSLTETTGLSVVSCGFTKDAEESSLHYAVRVGEHMLLPHTGSVSDLVYASGEAWNFVEQTHAFDNVHLALYSQDRPGVFSENAKVYLPLNDEVLPVLVVEFRNRKAPLVFLGEYKQGKIWNKDSEIFGTSLVFWRSGNKYLPLGVYDSQRERLTFIDLPMARAAIFDGQSEAPQSFRSNEHFVLSNDYMQLLISQESGSIEEINLPFVSTSKESIVNEIGFDRDLVRQDPEQAFFPGVSCINAHGEKVERQVGGYYSLLRRGILSDAKRRVPISYHALNVVSGKELSMPIASGYRVLSFTSKAIHLESLDKSLQKIYTLPEDPTSQPYAFEVEVVSSENLADMWITSGVPEVEIMSNAFMPAIQYRVQSKGQLDKAKLPKMKTPLMFQRGAHPQWILNSNGYFGIILTPLTNIPTGFASLYLPGSVLPTRLTLLEPRNQAFPAAKYPGYETLMPLPKEAGSSKFLVYAGPLAEPSLKTLDKTFTKENGENPQYLSCISLRGFLSFITAPFASLLFVIMKFFKALTGSWGLSIVLLTVFLKLLLYPLNAWSIRSMRRMQKLSPYIQQIQQKYKKEPRRAQMEVMALYKANKVNPITGCLPLLIQLPFLIAMFDLLKSSFLLRGASLFPGWIDNLTAPDVLFSWQHPIWFIGNEFHVLPIILGLVMFVQQKMTNYNKQGQMTEQQRQQQTMGTVMAILFTAMFYNFPSGLNIYWLSSMILGIIQQWVTNKVLDSKHLKNEVTLNNKQKHR